A genomic segment from Enoplosus armatus isolate fEnoArm2 chromosome 12, fEnoArm2.hap1, whole genome shotgun sequence encodes:
- the ly6pge gene encoding lymphocyte antigen 6 family member pge, translated as MRAVQYCPLLLLSLVLLATNSEALRCYTCMGSNNDDCNRQGSKSCPSYSDACAVVVGHDSGVMKSCSYKSFCSQANSQGYRAPGVRVHCCYGDDCNVTSFTSRLPGLSYLLLFLPLLFHCFFT; from the exons ATGAGGGCTGTCCAGTACTGTCCGCTGCTCCTGCTGTCTCTGGTCTTGCTTGCAACCAACA GTGAGGCTCTGCGATGTTATACCTGCATGGGCTCCAATAACGACGACTGCAACCGGCAAGGCTCCAAATCTTGTCCCAGCTACTCTGATGCCTGCGCTGTGGTGGTGGGCCATGACA gtGGGGTGATGAAGTCATGCTCCTACAAGTCCTTCTGCAGTCAGGCCAACAGCCAGGGCTACAGAGCACCAGGTGTCAGGGTCCACTGCTGCTACGGCGACGACTGCAATGTGACGAGCTTCACCTCCCGTCTGCCAGGACTCAGctatctgctgctgtttctgcctCTGTTGTTCCACTGCTTTTTCACTTAG